A single genomic interval of Arachis duranensis cultivar V14167 chromosome 7, aradu.V14167.gnm2.J7QH, whole genome shotgun sequence harbors:
- the LOC107459224 gene encoding uncharacterized protein LOC107459224, translating to MVFNKIANAKSAKEAWNTLKLSYKDVDKVQKVKLQSLRREYEKYEMSSSETIEQYFTRVTDLVNKMRVYGEDMSNSKVVEKILRTMPMKYDHVVTTILESHDMDTMTIAELQGTTESHISRILEK from the coding sequence ATGGTGTTTAACAAAATAGCAAATGCCAAAAGTGCAAAAGAAGCATGGAACACGTTGAAGCTATCATACAAAGACGTAGATAAAGTTCAGAAAGTAAAATTACAGTCTTTGAGAAGAGAATATGAAAAGTACGAGATGTCTAGCTCAGAAACTATTGAACAATATTTTACTCGTGTTACAGATCTTGTCAATAAGATGAGAGTCTATGGAGAAGATATGTCCAATAGTAAAGTGGTGGAGAAAATTCTTCGCACCATGCCGATGAAATATGACCATGTGGTGACTACGATACTAGAGTCACACGATATGGATACCATGACGATCGCAGAGTTGCAAGGAACCACGGAAAGCCACATTAGCAGAATATTGGAGAAGTAA